One window of the Macaca thibetana thibetana isolate TM-01 chromosome 13, ASM2454274v1, whole genome shotgun sequence genome contains the following:
- the CAPN14 gene encoding calpain-14: MSLWPPFRCGWKLGPRYSRRASPQLPQQDFEALLAECLRNGCLFEDTSFPATLSSIGSGSLLEKLPPRLQWKRPPELHSNPQFYFAKTKRLDLCQGMVGDCWFLAALQALTLHQDILSRVVPLNQSFTEKYAGIFRFWFWHYGKWVPVVIDDRLPVNEAGQLLFVSSTYKNLFWGALLEKAYAKLSGSYEDLQSGQVSEALVDFTGGVTMTINLAEAHGNLWDILTKATYNRTLIGCQTHSGKEKILENGLVEGHAYTVTGIRKVTCKHRPEYLVKLRNPWGQVEWKGDWSDSSSKWELLSPKEKILLLRKDNDGEFWMTLQDFKTHFVLLVICKLTPGLLSQEAAQKWTYTMREGRWEKGSTAGGRRQLLQGTFWKNPQFLLSVWRPEEGRRSLRPCSVLVSLLQKPRHRCRKQKPHLAIGFYLYRVNKYHDDQRRLPPEFFQRNTPLSQPDRFLKEKEVSQELCLEPGTYLIVPCTSEANQKSEFILRVFSRKHIFYEIGSNSGVVFSKEIEDQNEGQDEFFTKFFEKYPEINAVQLQSILNQMTWSHLGSRQPFFSLEACQGILALLDLNASGTMSIQEFRDLWKQLKLYQKVFHKQDNGSGYLNWEQLRAAMKEAGIVLSDDVCQLMLVRYGCPRLQMGFVSFVHLMLRVENMEDVFQNLTQDGKGIYLQKPEWMMMALYS, encoded by the exons ATGTCTCTGTGGCCACCTTTCCGATGCGGATGGAAGCTGGGGCCGAGGTACTCTAGGAGGGCCTCTCCACAGCTCCCCCAACAGGACTTTGAGGCCCTGCTGGCAGAGTGCCTGAGGAATGGCTGCCTCTTTGAAGACACCAGCTTCCCGGCCACCCTGAGCTCCATCGGCAGCGGCTCTCTGCTGGAGAAGCTGCCACCCCGCCTGCAGTGGAAGAGGCCCCCG GAACTGCACAGCAATCCCCAGTTTTATTTTGCCAAGACCAAAAGGCTGGATCTGTGCCAGGGCATGGTAG GAGACTGCTGGTTCTTGGCTGCTTTGCAAGCTCTGACCTTGCACCAGGACATCCTGAGCAGGGTTGTTCCCCTGAATCAGAGTTTCACTGAGAAGTATGCTGGCATCTTCCGGTTCTGG TTCTGGCACTACGGGAAGTGGGTTCCTGTGGTGATCGATGACCGCCTGCCCGTGAATGAGGCTGGCCAGCTGCTCTTTGTCTCCTCCACCTACAAGAACTTGTTCTGGGGAGCACTTCTGGAAAAGGCCTATGCCAA GCTTTCTGGTTCCTATGAAGACTTGCAATCAGGACAGGTGTCTGAAGCCCTTGTAGACTTCACTGGAGGGGTGACAATGACCATCAACCTGGCAGAAGCCCATGGCAACCTCTGGGACATCCTCACCAAAGCCACCTACAACAGAACCCTCATTGGCTGCCAGACCCACTCAGGG AAGGAGAAGATTCTGGAGAATGGGCTGGTGGAAGGCCATGCCTATACTGTCACAGGAATCAGGAAG GTGACCTGCAAACACAGACCTGAATATCTCGTCAAGCTACGGAACCCGTGGGGACAGGTGGAATGGAAAGGAGACTGGAGTGACAG TTCAAGTAAATGGGAGCTGCTGAGCCCCAAGGAGAAGATTCTGCTTCTGAGGAAAGACAATGATGGAGAATTCTG GATGACGCTGCAGGACTTTAAAACACATTTCGTGCTCCTGGTTATCTGTAAACTGACCCCAGGCCTATTGAGCCAGGAGGCGGCCCAGAAGTGGACGTACACCATGCGGGAGGGGAGATGGGAGAAGGGGAGCACAGCTGGTGGCCGGAGACAATTGCTGCAGG GCACATTTTGGAAGAACCCGCAGTTCCTGCTGTCTGTTTGGCGGCCCGAGGAGGGCAGGAGATCCCTGAGGCCCTGCAGCGTACTGGTGTCCCTGCTCCAGAAGCCCAGGCACAGGTGCCGCAAGCAGAAGCCTCACCTCGCCATTGGCTTCTACCTTTATAGG gtgaACAAG TACCATGACGACCAGAGGAGACTGCCCCCCGAGTTCTTCCAGAGAAACACTCCTCTGAGCCAGCCTGATAGGTTTCTCAAGGAGAAAGAAGTGAGTCAGGAGCTATGTCTGGAACCAGGGACATACCTCATCGTGCCCTGCACATCGGAGGCCAACCAAAAGTCAGAGTTCATCCTCAGGGTCTTCTCCAGGAAGCACATCTTTTA TGAAATTGGCAGCAATTCTGGTGTCGTCTTCTCGAAG GAGATAGAAGACCAAAATGAAGGGCAGGATGAATTCTTCACCAAATTCTTTGAAAAG TATCCAGAAATTAATGCAGTTCAATTGCAGAGCATCCTGAACCAGATGACCTGGTCAC ATCTGGGGAGCAGACAGCCCTTCTTCAGCCTGGAAGCCTGCCAGGGTATCCTGGCCTTACTGGAC CTTAATGCATCGGGTACTATGAGCATCCAGGAATTCAGGGATCTGTGGAAGCAGCTGAAGCTCTATCAG AAGGTTTTCCACAAGCAAGACAATGGGTCAGGATACCTGAACTGGGAACAGCTGCGTGCTGCCATGAAGGAGGCAG GAATCGTGCTCAGTGATGACGTCTGTCAGCTGATGCTCGTCCGCTATGGCTGCCCCCGCCTCCAGATGGGCTTTGTCAGCTTCGTCCACTTGATGCTGCGTGTAGAGAACATGGAGG ATGTCTTTCAAAACTTAACCCAAGATGGCAAAGGGATATACCTCCAGAAGCCAGAG TGGATGATGATGGCACTGTATTCCTGA